The following coding sequences lie in one Panicum virgatum strain AP13 chromosome 6N, P.virgatum_v5, whole genome shotgun sequence genomic window:
- the LOC120677913 gene encoding bZIP transcription factor 30-like, which yields MTSRGTGWFHHPRGLPWDCPQAPARAPPRGLLASRRRHCWSRSRHAQRGRCPCHHGNSSMGINNYSSSMPKLLQPLPPSSLRTGASSSRSPTARVIFTDAEMEIIGKEKNLQELVNTEPKKVKRLLSNRISAAKRRAVKDIHTLELELKVETLQSKYNMLFAEFQLQQEQCAEIDKQNKEMRMVMQELERQVVLKDVEPRYDSIAAVTNTRATINISKLRYNIYATKLINSWVNNHTRTSRFVSQTS from the exons ATGACGAGCCGTGGAACGGGTTGGTTCCACCATCCTCGTGGACTGCCTTGGGATTGTCCACAAGCCCCAGCCAGGGCACCCCCTCGTGGTTTGCTGGCCAGTCGGCGGCGGCATTGTTGGAGCAGATCTCGGCATGCCCAAAGAGGGAGATGTCCTTGTCACCATGGAAACTCGTCCATGGGCATCAACAATTATTCCAGCTCTATGCCAAAGCTATTGCAGCCACTGCCACCATCATCACTAAGGACGGGTGCTAGCAGCAGTCGCAGCCCTACCGCAAGGGTCATTTTCACTGATGCTGAGATGGAGATCATCGGGAAGGAAAAGAACTTGCAGGAGCTTGTGAACACAGAACCCAAGAAGGTGAAGAG GTTGCTATCAAACCGGATATCTGCAGCAAAGAGAAGGGCGGTCAAGGATATCCACACCCTTGAGCTCGAACTAAAGGTTGAGACACTACAGAGCAAGTACAACATGTTGTTTGCAGAATTTCAGTTGCAGCAG GAGCAGTGTGCTGAGATCGATAAACAGAACAAGGAGATGAGAATGGTGATGCAGGAGCTGGAGCGCCAGGTGGTGCTCAAAGATG TTGAGCCCAGATATGATTCAATTGCAGCAGTTACAAATACAAGAGCAACTATCAACATCAGCAAGCTCCGATACAACATTTATGCCACAAAGCTGATCAATTCATGGGTGAACAACCACACCCGGACTTCTAGATTTGTTTCTCAAACATCTTGA